In one window of Polaromonas naphthalenivorans CJ2 DNA:
- a CDS encoding AAA family ATPase, translating to MNEAQSDLAQVIRLALAEQSEDVRLFVARLVRKYRNTDPELAEQLDLYLRTKTHRASAPMRKAMQPALPTQTLPVDDESRLSLLKVFKDTPDREQPLLSISLEETLSQLIQERRQTERLASMGLSPTRSAIFVGPPGVGKTLTARWLAAQLEVPLYVLDLTAVMSSLLGRSGSNLRTALDFAKRSPCVLLLDEIDAVAKRRSDETDIGELKRLVTVILQEVDEWPATGLLLAATNHPELIDPALWRRFDLVVDFKIPETPAVKAAIKRFLGPDFALFGRWIDILTFAFNGESFSDIERDIQRFRRAVALGTASDADLIEEFVKSRALVMDRQARIDLAVLLAKQTRLSQHTISDLTGVSRDTIRKYTADQPSITKKISKRELEA from the coding sequence ATGAATGAAGCTCAATCAGATTTAGCCCAAGTCATTAGACTGGCTCTTGCCGAGCAGAGCGAGGATGTACGCCTGTTCGTAGCCCGGCTCGTCCGAAAGTACCGCAACACCGACCCAGAGCTGGCTGAACAGTTAGATCTCTATCTGCGCACGAAGACGCATCGAGCAAGCGCCCCCATGCGCAAGGCCATGCAGCCTGCTCTACCGACCCAAACATTGCCGGTCGATGACGAGTCACGGCTTTCACTTCTGAAAGTCTTCAAGGACACACCAGATCGAGAGCAGCCGTTGTTGTCAATCAGCCTGGAAGAGACGTTGAGTCAACTCATTCAGGAGCGTCGACAGACTGAACGCCTCGCCTCAATGGGATTAAGCCCGACGCGCTCGGCAATCTTTGTCGGACCGCCAGGCGTTGGCAAAACATTGACAGCGCGCTGGCTTGCTGCGCAATTGGAGGTCCCGCTGTATGTATTGGACCTGACCGCCGTCATGAGCAGCCTGCTCGGACGAAGTGGGAGCAACCTGCGCACTGCACTTGATTTCGCAAAACGCAGTCCCTGCGTGCTCTTGCTGGATGAAATCGATGCCGTTGCCAAACGTCGTAGCGACGAGACCGACATCGGCGAGTTGAAGCGCCTCGTCACTGTCATTCTGCAAGAGGTCGATGAGTGGCCTGCCACAGGCCTACTGCTGGCGGCCACCAACCATCCCGAGCTGATTGATCCGGCGCTGTGGCGCCGATTTGATCTGGTCGTCGATTTCAAGATACCGGAAACACCGGCCGTCAAAGCAGCCATCAAGCGATTTCTCGGTCCGGACTTTGCATTGTTTGGTCGCTGGATTGACATCCTGACTTTCGCTTTCAATGGCGAGTCGTTCAGCGACATTGAGCGCGACATCCAGCGATTCCGACGCGCGGTGGCGCTTGGAACGGCATCAGATGCCGACCTGATTGAAGAATTCGTCAAATCGCGCGCTCTTGTGATGGATCGTCAGGCGCGCATTGATCTGGCCGTACTGCTGGCTAAACAGACCCGTCTGTCACAGCACACGATCTCCGATCTCACAGGTGTAAGCCGCGACACCATCCGTAAGTACACCGCCGACCAGCCGTCAATCACAAAGAAAATATCGAAAAGGGAACTTGAAGCATGA
- a CDS encoding S8 family peptidase, translating into MSQTNFLIGRGELLTHDIKGPKRMPGKAEVYTLQQARERLTPQFSDAAAALDALPAQACPGDFGVARLTMNPSYIARSFFPVAMLRTVGLESVGSRTVKLTPDGWTKKGPTRECTTTELFVAGKRQAFRHLKAWTKDIEPESDEAGDLAHIEKFSAFAPEERIVSHGHKKDRFFEVGLHLLPDENHLFVQRAFAKYAKDVDVKIHSDLGFTAGNMWFVPVEGKHDSIDRLAEFVFVRVIRPMPRLRGMRPVHRTGSVTVSCSLPTEQPFSSEPKVAILDGGLPKEHAIGPWLRSYRVLDENADDDPQGLEHGLGVTSAFLFGPIQPNGTAQRPFAYVDHLRVLDKDADAEDPLELYRTLGFVEQVLLSRQYQFVNLSLGPDLPIEDTDVHAWTSVIDDLLADGDTLMTVAVGNNGEMDRSVGNARVQVPSDCVNALAVGATNGTEAGWARAPYSAIGPGRSPGVVKPDLMAFGGDAAKYFHVLSPGKKPLLAPQLGTSFASPYLLRNAVGVRAILGAELTPLAIKALLVHAADASTHDKVEVGWGKVPEDLMEIITCPAGVARVVYQGELKPGKYLRATLPLPAGGLNGKVHLKATFCYASPTDPQDAAAYTRAGLEIVFRPSDKKIKDGKANANTKGFFDMKKYATEEERRSDLGKWETVLHGAKGMLGSSLDNPVFDIHYNARESGGRATGAEKIRYALIITVEAPKHADLYNDILRAYAKTLVPIQPQVSLPIRIR; encoded by the coding sequence ATGAGTCAAACCAATTTTCTGATCGGACGCGGCGAGCTGCTCACACACGATATCAAGGGGCCAAAGCGCATGCCGGGCAAGGCTGAGGTCTATACCTTGCAGCAGGCCAGAGAGCGGCTAACCCCCCAGTTTTCAGATGCAGCTGCGGCGCTGGACGCTTTGCCAGCGCAAGCATGCCCCGGTGACTTTGGCGTTGCACGCCTTACGATGAATCCCAGCTACATCGCCCGATCGTTCTTTCCAGTGGCGATGCTGCGTACCGTCGGCCTGGAATCAGTAGGCAGCAGAACCGTCAAGTTAACCCCGGACGGCTGGACAAAGAAAGGCCCCACCAGGGAATGCACAACAACCGAGTTGTTTGTCGCCGGCAAGCGTCAAGCATTTCGCCATCTCAAAGCCTGGACCAAAGACATCGAACCCGAATCAGACGAAGCCGGTGATCTCGCGCATATTGAGAAGTTCTCTGCATTCGCACCCGAGGAGCGGATCGTCAGCCACGGGCACAAGAAGGATCGCTTCTTTGAAGTGGGACTTCACCTGTTACCCGACGAGAACCATTTGTTTGTCCAGCGAGCGTTTGCCAAATACGCGAAAGATGTAGACGTCAAAATCCACAGTGACCTCGGCTTCACGGCAGGCAACATGTGGTTCGTTCCGGTCGAAGGCAAGCATGACAGCATTGATCGGCTGGCGGAGTTTGTATTCGTGCGTGTGATCCGGCCAATGCCCAGGCTGCGTGGCATGCGCCCCGTGCATCGCACGGGCAGCGTGACGGTCAGTTGCAGCCTTCCGACCGAACAGCCGTTTTCGTCCGAGCCCAAGGTGGCCATCCTGGACGGCGGCTTGCCGAAAGAGCATGCGATCGGTCCCTGGCTGCGGTCATACCGGGTTCTTGATGAAAATGCCGACGACGATCCACAAGGCTTGGAACATGGTCTCGGGGTAACTTCTGCATTCCTGTTCGGCCCCATCCAGCCCAACGGCACCGCGCAACGCCCGTTTGCCTATGTTGATCACTTACGGGTACTCGACAAGGATGCCGATGCGGAAGACCCCCTGGAGCTGTATCGCACGTTGGGCTTTGTCGAACAGGTTCTGCTGTCGCGCCAATACCAGTTTGTTAATCTCAGCCTTGGGCCTGACCTGCCCATCGAAGACACCGACGTTCACGCCTGGACCTCGGTAATTGATGATCTGTTGGCCGACGGTGATACCTTGATGACTGTCGCGGTCGGTAACAACGGGGAAATGGACCGCTCTGTAGGCAATGCCCGAGTGCAGGTGCCATCGGACTGCGTGAACGCACTGGCCGTTGGTGCCACCAACGGTACCGAAGCGGGGTGGGCAAGAGCACCCTACAGCGCCATCGGCCCGGGCCGCAGCCCCGGTGTAGTCAAACCGGATTTGATGGCCTTTGGCGGGGATGCAGCCAAGTATTTTCATGTGCTGTCCCCGGGAAAGAAACCGCTGCTGGCCCCACAACTCGGCACCAGTTTCGCATCTCCTTACCTGCTGCGTAACGCAGTGGGAGTCCGCGCCATTCTGGGTGCCGAATTGACACCACTGGCAATCAAAGCTTTGCTGGTCCATGCGGCCGATGCGTCAACCCACGACAAAGTTGAGGTAGGTTGGGGCAAAGTGCCAGAAGACCTGATGGAGATCATCACCTGCCCTGCGGGCGTAGCGCGTGTGGTTTACCAGGGCGAGTTGAAACCCGGCAAGTACCTTCGTGCCACGCTACCACTGCCCGCTGGGGGTTTGAACGGTAAAGTTCACCTCAAGGCAACATTCTGCTACGCGTCGCCAACTGACCCACAGGATGCGGCGGCCTATACGCGCGCAGGGCTGGAGATTGTGTTCCGGCCCAGTGACAAGAAAATCAAGGACGGCAAGGCCAATGCCAACACCAAGGGATTCTTCGACATGAAGAAGTACGCGACCGAGGAGGAGCGCCGCTCAGACCTCGGCAAATGGGAAACCGTCCTCCACGGTGCCAAAGGCATGCTCGGTAGCAGTCTTGACAACCCCGTCTTCGATATCCACTACAACGCTCGCGAGTCCGGTGGCCGCGCCACAGGTGCCGAGAAAATCCGCTACGCGCTGATCATCACTGTGGAAGCCCCGAAACATGCCGACCTCTACAACGACATCCTGCGCGCCTACGCCAAAACGTTGGTGCCGATCCAGCCGCAAGTGTCGCTGCCGATTCGTATTCGATAG
- a CDS encoding RNA polymerase sigma factor, whose amino-acid sequence MPEALKRKQKDGTLYQRPPAIEAWIEKLESVGPESRVLQFAGVLRMAPEYVPTEVLLYFLRRAWADGEHGQFKKIYRILMKRVDQSLCSKIWSSRIGSATDIRDEIINRFVVLVTKDCVSQADMLDFYEVHFDQAMVALRTSVLRKFKTVVGDVTTVPLGSQDADGPEVSPEVEIAVENFLSGDPQKIDDPAFRSVLFAAIDRLPQDQKQVIGLLLKGIPIDAKEQDVMTIARILQCDERTVRNRRDRACKALKAILEEEAEL is encoded by the coding sequence ATGCCGGAAGCGCTTAAACGCAAGCAAAAGGACGGAACGCTTTACCAGCGACCTCCCGCAATTGAGGCCTGGATCGAAAAACTGGAGTCTGTTGGCCCGGAATCACGAGTTCTACAGTTCGCTGGTGTATTAAGAATGGCCCCAGAGTATGTGCCAACGGAGGTCCTGCTTTATTTTCTACGGCGAGCCTGGGCAGATGGCGAACATGGCCAGTTCAAGAAGATATATCGCATCCTTATGAAACGCGTAGACCAGTCACTATGTTCGAAAATCTGGAGCTCTCGCATCGGCAGCGCGACCGATATTCGTGACGAAATCATTAACCGATTTGTCGTATTGGTCACCAAAGATTGCGTTTCACAAGCTGATATGCTGGATTTTTACGAAGTTCACTTCGATCAAGCAATGGTCGCGCTTCGAACGTCCGTTTTGCGTAAATTCAAAACGGTAGTCGGTGACGTAACAACTGTTCCTTTGGGATCCCAGGACGCGGATGGCCCAGAGGTGTCGCCCGAGGTCGAAATTGCTGTGGAGAACTTTTTGAGCGGCGACCCTCAAAAAATTGATGATCCTGCTTTCCGGTCGGTGCTTTTTGCTGCGATTGACCGTTTACCCCAGGATCAAAAGCAAGTCATCGGTCTTCTCTTAAAAGGAATTCCGATTGACGCTAAGGAACAAGATGTCATGACAATTGCACGTATTCTGCAGTGCGACGAAAGGACGGTTCGTAACCGTCGTGATCGTGCCTGCAAAGCTCTCAAGGCCATTCTTGAAGAGGAAGCTGAACTATGA
- a CDS encoding helix-turn-helix domain-containing protein, with protein MSVDHSKLNEEEVLLAFSVEPSHDRATLEQYLSLYPEHANALVDCSIELMIDASRSDDEPLVSSEQVVEQAWQQFQTLIGSAQNAAVADPFIQLTRSAFKSVAQRLNISNLLLMRFRDRAVDASTIPRHLVQRLAAELGATADAVSAYLNNPPTMVSGLSFRSSVKPAVTEQISFEQAVETSQLTPAQQEALKAMRD; from the coding sequence ATGAGCGTCGACCATTCCAAACTGAATGAAGAAGAGGTTCTTCTTGCATTCTCCGTTGAACCCTCACATGACCGCGCGACATTGGAGCAATATCTGAGCCTGTATCCAGAACATGCAAATGCACTGGTGGACTGCTCGATTGAATTGATGATTGATGCCTCCCGCAGCGACGATGAACCCCTGGTTTCGTCTGAACAGGTCGTCGAACAGGCCTGGCAGCAATTTCAGACACTAATTGGCTCGGCACAGAACGCAGCGGTCGCGGATCCATTTATTCAGTTGACTCGCTCAGCGTTTAAATCTGTAGCTCAAAGGCTGAACATCAGCAATTTATTGTTGATGCGTTTTCGCGACAGAGCAGTGGACGCAAGTACCATTCCGAGGCATCTCGTTCAACGGCTCGCTGCCGAGTTAGGTGCGACTGCCGATGCCGTGTCTGCTTATCTGAACAATCCACCGACCATGGTGTCCGGTCTGAGTTTCAGATCGAGCGTGAAGCCTGCGGTGACCGAGCAGATATCGTTCGAGCAGGCCGTTGAGACTTCCCAGCTCACACCAGCCCAACAAGAGGCGCTGAAGGCAATGCGGGACTAG
- a CDS encoding ATP-dependent helicase yields MDATEAARREAERIHLAAVAAGDDPWNLLELVSREAARRDLDVYALPQGDSALKSGRAVFDSQAGSILYEDTGSVFDRAFLIAHELGHVVLEGGMRDAVTEEVEPDRSAEDAPVGIERVLDYGARERREVRMDLFARELLLPRSVARHHHVDGSCSSADIANRLGAPLQVVQQQLLDALLLPIEPTTSIQPAATAAVLTTDLTQIAAANHRNTAFQLQAGPGTGKTRTLVQRIQSLLTDGVDPMSILVLTFSNKAANELSERLAASNPKAAAAMWIGTFHAFGLDIVRRFHDKLGLPAGPRLIDRSEGIELLEDELPRLPLHHYRNLWDPALDLSDMLSAISRAKDEVIDAVGYRALAQAMAQNCADDADATMRAEKCMEVALVYETYERLMTAKQLIDFGDLVAQPVRLVEADAEVRNALRARHKHVLVDEYQDVNRSSVRLLKAIVGDGRDLWVVGDARQSIYRFRGASATNMAQFTLDFPGAQVDQLGINYRSRQEVIDVFTAFSGTMKASTGALPLHLKASRGASGVTPDFRVVSTTNDEISAIAAAIQAQRDAGTAYREQALLCASNARLSEIAEGLEARGIPVLHLGSLFERPEIKDLLALLSMLNDPYAVGLVRASTMPSYELPLQDIAQIIERLRESKVAALDWRLAGNWPPELAGTSNATLARVAALFDGMSPTGNPWTILSTWVIDRLGLAKVLYLADDAQSRMKGLALWQFLNFCRQQPSGAGAPCTRLLDRIRRLVLLSEDRGLRHLPGVVDGIDAVRLMTIHASKGLEFHTVHIPGMVTSGLPRNNMAPRCVPPDGLIHGSDGITGLEAVKSGHEEEEECLFFVALSRARDRLFLYASSVQSDGRARNPSKFLTSIRHLLIHSPNPPQRSAKLRAKACLQVAWAQKPVWTDSQVNLFARCPRRFFYTHVLKLGGRRTETAFMKMHNVVGDVFDWLKTTHEMTVPTEAELGARFDQAWQVKGAIDHGYAEDYRRIARRLVDYLIETRSRGVLAPATPISLGWVEGEILVRPDSVARGDKGQIVVRRVKTGKPRSNAFDDIEYTLLHLATMQTYGGSAQVEVTYLTSETTQPMDLTERKLKTRGEKVQEIVRRVRAGDFPVKEEARACPRCPSFFICGDLPAGAITIKNV; encoded by the coding sequence ATGGATGCGACCGAAGCCGCACGGCGCGAGGCAGAACGCATCCATCTAGCGGCGGTCGCAGCGGGCGACGATCCTTGGAACCTGCTAGAACTCGTCAGCCGCGAAGCGGCTCGGCGAGACCTTGATGTGTATGCTTTACCACAGGGCGACTCCGCACTGAAAAGCGGGCGTGCGGTATTCGATAGCCAAGCCGGAAGCATTTTGTACGAAGATACTGGTTCGGTGTTCGACCGCGCCTTTCTGATCGCTCATGAACTGGGACATGTCGTCTTGGAAGGTGGCATGCGGGACGCGGTAACGGAGGAAGTCGAACCAGACCGTTCGGCGGAGGATGCGCCAGTCGGCATCGAAAGAGTGCTTGACTATGGCGCCCGGGAACGCCGCGAGGTCCGTATGGACCTCTTCGCCCGCGAACTCCTGTTGCCGCGCTCGGTCGCCCGCCATCACCACGTTGATGGTAGCTGCTCTTCTGCCGACATCGCCAATCGTCTTGGCGCACCCTTGCAGGTAGTCCAGCAGCAACTTCTGGATGCACTGCTCCTGCCGATCGAACCAACCACATCCATACAGCCTGCCGCCACAGCGGCGGTATTGACTACAGACCTGACGCAGATTGCGGCGGCCAACCATCGCAACACTGCGTTTCAGTTGCAGGCCGGTCCAGGCACGGGCAAAACCAGAACGCTGGTGCAGCGTATCCAGAGTCTTCTGACTGACGGCGTGGACCCGATGTCCATTCTTGTCCTCACGTTCTCCAACAAGGCGGCCAACGAGTTGAGCGAGCGACTCGCCGCAAGCAACCCAAAAGCGGCCGCAGCGATGTGGATCGGTACGTTTCATGCATTCGGTTTGGATATCGTCCGCCGTTTTCACGACAAGCTGGGACTACCTGCGGGACCTCGTCTCATTGATCGATCCGAAGGCATCGAATTGCTGGAAGACGAGTTGCCACGACTCCCGTTGCACCACTATCGCAACCTATGGGATCCAGCGCTCGATCTCAGCGACATGCTCAGTGCGATTTCACGCGCCAAGGACGAGGTGATCGACGCTGTTGGCTACCGGGCATTGGCCCAAGCCATGGCACAGAACTGCGCTGATGATGCCGATGCGACGATGCGTGCTGAGAAGTGCATGGAAGTCGCTTTGGTCTACGAAACCTACGAGCGCCTGATGACTGCAAAGCAGTTGATCGACTTTGGCGATCTTGTCGCCCAGCCTGTACGCCTTGTCGAAGCCGATGCCGAAGTGAGAAATGCACTAAGGGCACGGCACAAGCATGTCCTCGTCGACGAATACCAGGACGTGAACCGTTCTTCCGTACGTCTTTTGAAAGCTATCGTCGGGGATGGACGTGACCTCTGGGTTGTTGGCGATGCCCGTCAATCCATTTATCGCTTCCGCGGCGCATCGGCCACCAACATGGCCCAATTCACCTTGGATTTTCCCGGTGCTCAAGTTGATCAACTGGGTATCAACTATCGGTCTCGACAGGAAGTCATCGATGTTTTCACAGCCTTCTCCGGCACGATGAAGGCATCGACAGGCGCATTGCCGTTGCATTTAAAAGCGAGCCGAGGCGCCTCCGGTGTCACACCAGATTTCAGGGTTGTGAGCACAACGAATGATGAAATTTCGGCGATAGCCGCCGCGATCCAGGCCCAACGCGACGCGGGAACGGCTTACCGCGAACAGGCCCTTCTGTGCGCATCCAACGCCCGTCTGAGCGAAATCGCTGAGGGCCTGGAAGCCAGAGGCATCCCGGTGCTTCATCTCGGAAGCCTGTTCGAGCGACCTGAGATCAAGGATCTCCTCGCCTTGCTTTCCATGTTGAACGACCCCTATGCCGTCGGTCTGGTGCGGGCCTCCACGATGCCATCGTATGAGTTGCCACTGCAAGATATCGCACAGATCATCGAGCGCCTGCGTGAAAGCAAAGTTGCGGCGCTCGACTGGCGGCTCGCGGGGAACTGGCCACCGGAACTCGCCGGAACGAGCAACGCCACATTGGCGCGCGTGGCTGCACTTTTCGATGGGATGAGCCCGACCGGCAACCCGTGGACCATTTTGTCCACCTGGGTGATCGACCGTCTTGGACTCGCCAAGGTCCTGTACCTGGCAGACGACGCGCAAAGCAGAATGAAAGGTCTGGCGCTGTGGCAATTCCTCAACTTCTGCCGGCAACAACCTTCGGGTGCCGGGGCACCCTGCACGCGCCTTCTTGATCGAATTCGCCGACTCGTTCTGCTTTCGGAAGATCGCGGCTTGCGCCATTTGCCAGGAGTCGTCGACGGCATCGATGCGGTACGTCTGATGACGATCCATGCCAGCAAAGGACTGGAGTTTCACACCGTTCATATCCCCGGCATGGTGACCTCAGGTCTGCCGCGCAACAACATGGCACCGCGCTGCGTGCCGCCGGACGGTCTGATTCATGGCTCAGATGGAATCACCGGATTGGAAGCGGTGAAATCTGGGCACGAGGAAGAAGAGGAATGCCTGTTCTTCGTGGCTCTGTCCCGCGCCCGCGATCGGCTCTTTCTCTATGCATCATCGGTTCAGTCCGACGGCAGAGCGCGCAATCCTTCGAAGTTCCTGACCTCCATCCGACACCTTCTGATTCACTCGCCCAATCCACCGCAGCGAAGTGCCAAGCTGCGGGCGAAGGCATGCTTGCAAGTTGCCTGGGCGCAAAAGCCGGTCTGGACCGATAGCCAGGTCAACCTGTTCGCGCGATGTCCACGTCGCTTTTTTTACACCCACGTCCTGAAACTCGGAGGCCGCCGTACGGAAACGGCCTTCATGAAGATGCACAACGTTGTCGGGGACGTATTCGATTGGCTGAAGACCACGCATGAGATGACGGTGCCAACCGAAGCCGAACTCGGCGCGCGCTTCGACCAGGCATGGCAGGTAAAGGGCGCAATCGACCATGGCTATGCAGAAGATTACCGGCGCATCGCGCGCCGGCTAGTGGACTACCTCATCGAAACTCGAAGTCGCGGCGTACTTGCGCCGGCAACCCCGATCTCGCTCGGGTGGGTGGAAGGCGAAATTCTCGTCCGGCCGGACAGTGTCGCCCGGGGCGACAAGGGGCAGATCGTCGTTCGGCGGGTAAAAACCGGCAAACCAAGGTCCAACGCTTTCGATGACATCGAGTACACGCTACTACATCTCGCGACCATGCAGACTTATGGTGGGTCGGCCCAGGTCGAGGTCACCTACCTGACCAGCGAGACGACGCAGCCGATGGATCTCACCGAGCGAAAACTCAAAACGCGCGGTGAGAAGGTCCAGGAGATCGTCAGACGCGTCCGCGCTGGCGATTTTCCTGTGAAGGAAGAAGCGCGCGCTTGCCCACGTTGCCCCAGCTTCTTCATCTGCGGCGACCTTCCGGCCGGCGCGATCACCATAAAAAATGTTTGA
- a CDS encoding multiubiquitin domain-containing protein, with the protein MQTQNPGDDSHIPLEDVGSAIREGRSLRLAHLYRIVVADEQLNDRHLDLRDPVPTGRQILQAAEVRPVADYSIYAILPSGEFEDLRLDETYDLRGRGAERFVIFQTDRAFKFTIDDRQMEWGKPSISGKILKVLAGVPTDTYDVYLEVRSGGQDVLIRDTDLIDLSKPGIERFITLIRDTTEGLAALPEADQRYLDSHGFTVEVVSDGPHTGVVLKQMQLPQGKFNHPAADVLVILPPGYPDVAPDMFFCNLWLTLVSAGRYPTCADQPHTFMGHNWQRWSRHNNSWRPGVDGLHTMIKRIEHALAEAK; encoded by the coding sequence ATGCAAACGCAAAATCCTGGCGATGACAGCCATATCCCTCTCGAAGATGTTGGTTCCGCCATCCGCGAAGGCCGCAGTCTTCGTTTGGCACACCTCTATCGCATCGTGGTGGCCGATGAACAGCTCAACGATCGCCATCTGGATCTGCGCGATCCGGTCCCTACCGGCCGCCAGATCCTTCAGGCCGCCGAAGTCCGCCCTGTGGCGGACTACAGCATATACGCAATCCTGCCGTCTGGCGAGTTCGAGGACCTGCGTCTCGACGAGACTTACGATCTGCGTGGACGCGGCGCAGAGCGTTTCGTTATTTTCCAGACGGACCGCGCCTTCAAGTTCACGATCGACGATCGCCAAATGGAATGGGGTAAGCCGTCCATCAGTGGCAAGATCTTGAAGGTGTTGGCTGGCGTCCCTACTGACACCTATGACGTCTATCTCGAGGTGCGTAGCGGTGGTCAGGATGTGCTCATCCGCGATACCGACTTGATCGACCTCAGCAAGCCGGGCATTGAACGCTTCATCACACTCATCCGCGACACGACGGAAGGACTGGCGGCCCTGCCGGAAGCCGATCAGCGCTATCTGGACAGCCACGGTTTCACAGTGGAGGTCGTCAGTGACGGCCCGCACACGGGTGTTGTGCTGAAGCAGATGCAACTGCCTCAAGGCAAGTTCAATCATCCGGCTGCAGACGTGCTGGTGATTCTGCCGCCCGGCTATCCCGACGTGGCACCGGACATGTTCTTCTGCAACCTCTGGTTAACGTTGGTATCCGCAGGTCGCTACCCGACATGCGCGGATCAGCCGCACACTTTCATGGGCCACAACTGGCAACGCTGGTCTCGCCACAACAACAGCTGGCGGCCGGGTGTCGATGGCCTGCACACGATGATCAAGCGCATCGAGCACGCGCTGGCGGAGGCCAAATGA
- a CDS encoding ThiF family adenylyltransferase has translation MMSTAALDIIFLESHEAALRALLHRENGSEAAAYVLFGKAEIAADPWSKQPRIRLISHEVVPITSDEMVSSSSVHVTWSTQGFMRLLGLAQHRNLVPALVHTHPGAGAFFSDQDDRNEAELARTTFNKGAQGLASMVFGQHDAIVGRLWKSAKASTKASSISIVGSKIKIWRADAGREDTEFLARQAALFGKGFNPIVRALRVGVIGCGGTGSAVVSLLTRLGVGHLALMDNDTIDTTNLNRVHGSRAADVPAKLAKVDILAREIEAGGLGTQVVTRRAWVGDPSLRDVLRSCDVLFGCTDDNQGRLTLNRLAHYYGIPLIDVGLRMRSAKSGVDYDMTGRVTTIRPGNPCLICLGVVNAQRAAAEGLQRNDPAEFERRKAEAYVEGGGDPAPAVVTFTTSIACAAVDELIQGLTGFRGQGGMTHNRIRRFDRVEDRSMTCRPIPTCPVCGTEDTWGRGDVNPFLGVIG, from the coding sequence ATGATGTCGACCGCAGCGCTGGACATCATTTTTCTGGAATCCCATGAAGCGGCCCTGCGCGCGCTGCTTCATCGGGAGAACGGCTCGGAGGCCGCTGCCTATGTGTTGTTTGGCAAAGCCGAAATTGCGGCCGATCCTTGGTCCAAGCAGCCGCGCATCCGTCTGATCTCGCACGAGGTAGTACCCATCACATCCGACGAGATGGTCTCGTCCTCCTCGGTGCACGTCACGTGGTCAACGCAGGGGTTCATGCGGCTGCTGGGCCTGGCACAGCACCGTAACCTCGTCCCCGCACTGGTTCACACGCATCCAGGCGCGGGCGCATTTTTCTCCGACCAGGACGATCGCAACGAAGCCGAACTAGCGCGCACCACCTTCAACAAGGGTGCACAGGGACTTGCCAGTATGGTCTTCGGTCAGCACGATGCCATCGTGGGGCGTCTGTGGAAATCAGCCAAGGCATCCACGAAGGCGTCGTCCATCTCCATTGTCGGAAGCAAGATCAAGATCTGGCGCGCGGACGCTGGACGCGAAGATACGGAGTTTCTAGCTCGGCAGGCAGCACTTTTCGGCAAGGGATTCAATCCCATCGTGCGGGCACTGCGAGTAGGGGTGATCGGTTGCGGTGGAACGGGGAGTGCCGTGGTTTCGCTGCTGACCCGGCTGGGTGTCGGGCATCTCGCATTGATGGACAACGACACGATCGACACGACCAATCTCAACCGTGTCCACGGATCGCGCGCCGCCGATGTACCCGCGAAGCTGGCCAAGGTAGACATCCTCGCACGTGAAATCGAGGCTGGCGGCTTGGGCACGCAGGTGGTTACTCGGCGTGCATGGGTGGGCGACCCATCGCTACGTGACGTTCTGCGGTCTTGCGATGTGCTTTTCGGCTGTACCGACGACAACCAGGGTCGGCTCACCCTGAACCGACTCGCCCACTACTACGGCATCCCGTTGATCGACGTTGGGTTGCGCATGCGGTCGGCCAAAAGCGGTGTGGACTACGATATGACGGGCCGCGTCACGACAATCAGACCGGGCAACCCTTGCCTGATTTGCCTTGGCGTCGTCAACGCCCAGCGTGCTGCAGCCGAAGGATTGCAGCGCAATGATCCAGCGGAGTTTGAACGTCGCAAGGCCGAAGCGTATGTGGAGGGAGGTGGCGACCCAGCCCCTGCAGTGGTTACGTTCACTACCAGTATTGCTTGCGCCGCAGTGGATGAGTTGATTCAGGGTTTGACAGGGTTCCGCGGCCAAGGTGGCATGACGCACAACCGCATTCGCCGATTCGACCGTGTGGAGGATCGTTCAATGACGTGTCGACCGATTCCGACATGCCCTGTTTGCGGAACCGAGGACACCTGGGGCCGCGGTGACGTGAACCCCTTTCTTGGCGTGATCGGGTAG
- a CDS encoding DUF6527 family protein — MNRLFALMLRRLGLLDFNFLVKRVDRHPGKTEIPVGELWLVVDGGVKKWACLSCPGGCGVQISLSLNPERRPRWEVEHDFWKRPTVSPSIHQQKLCRCHFWIRKGLIEWCKT; from the coding sequence ATGAACCGCTTATTTGCGTTGATGCTGCGCCGCCTCGGGCTTTTGGACTTCAACTTTCTCGTGAAACGAGTCGATCGACATCCGGGCAAGACCGAGATCCCTGTCGGCGAACTGTGGTTAGTGGTGGACGGCGGCGTTAAAAAATGGGCGTGCTTGAGTTGCCCAGGCGGATGCGGTGTGCAGATATCGCTTTCGCTGAATCCTGAACGTCGTCCACGTTGGGAGGTTGAGCATGATTTTTGGAAGCGCCCAACGGTTTCACCCTCGATCCATCAGCAGAAATTGTGCAGATGTCATTTTTGGATCCGGAAGGGCCTGATCGAATGGTGCAAGACTTGA